The following are encoded in a window of Mycobacteroides chelonae CCUG 47445 genomic DNA:
- a CDS encoding carotenoid oxygenase family protein — protein MEVDLLSDEYVLPVDREVTATSLKVTGEIPKFLSGRYVRTGPNPLPGQYDPNNYSIFGLTGDGMVHGVRLHDGRAEWYRSRWVRTPRVAGLLGEKAKTPNYRAGVTAVAPNTNVFGFAGKTIVSTEAGIAPYELTEELDTVGTCDFGGTLEGGYTGHPKLDPMTGELHAVTYQLVGPPVARYVVIGPDGTVRKSVPLDVPGRPLLHDIALSENYVMIFDCPLVIDLNLLTRKVAPPFVSRMAAGLLGRFEPPALLGPLVARAPLPKTAEVPLRWKAGHPSRIGVIPRQGPATVRWFEIEPCYVFHTLNAHEEDGTIVIDACRITGPDDDSEYSIADVLGTGRPRLHRWEVDLETGMVKESWTDERLQEFPMVDPRRVSLPHRYGFTTSVGDTDIDTLESLDGARASLIRYDLVGGSTTEHKLEAGHIPGEFSPVPRSADAEEGDGVLIGYEYDRSTQLSNMLIVDAQSMEKVATVHLPARIPFQFHGNWIPA, from the coding sequence ATGGAAGTAGATCTGCTGTCCGACGAGTATGTGCTGCCCGTCGACCGCGAAGTCACCGCCACCAGCCTGAAGGTAACCGGCGAGATCCCGAAGTTCCTCAGCGGGCGATATGTGCGTACTGGCCCCAATCCGCTTCCCGGGCAATATGACCCGAACAACTACTCAATATTCGGGCTCACCGGCGACGGCATGGTGCACGGCGTGCGGCTACACGACGGCCGTGCCGAGTGGTACCGCAGCCGGTGGGTGCGCACGCCGCGAGTGGCCGGCCTGCTCGGCGAGAAGGCGAAGACGCCCAACTATCGTGCCGGCGTGACCGCGGTGGCGCCGAACACGAACGTATTCGGATTCGCCGGCAAAACGATCGTCAGCACAGAAGCGGGTATCGCACCCTACGAGTTGACCGAGGAGCTGGACACTGTCGGCACCTGCGACTTCGGCGGAACACTAGAAGGCGGCTACACCGGACATCCCAAGCTGGATCCAATGACCGGCGAATTGCATGCCGTCACCTATCAACTCGTCGGGCCGCCGGTGGCGCGTTATGTGGTGATCGGCCCGGATGGCACGGTGCGCAAGAGCGTGCCCCTGGACGTGCCGGGCAGGCCACTACTGCACGACATCGCACTGAGCGAGAACTACGTGATGATCTTCGACTGCCCGCTGGTGATCGACCTCAACCTGCTGACGCGCAAGGTCGCACCACCATTCGTCAGCCGCATGGCCGCCGGGCTACTGGGCCGGTTCGAGCCGCCCGCGTTGCTCGGTCCGCTGGTGGCCCGGGCGCCCTTACCTAAGACCGCCGAGGTGCCCCTGCGCTGGAAAGCCGGGCATCCCAGCCGCATTGGGGTTATTCCCCGTCAGGGGCCCGCGACGGTGCGCTGGTTCGAGATCGAACCCTGCTATGTGTTCCACACCCTTAACGCGCATGAGGAGGACGGCACCATCGTCATCGACGCGTGCCGGATCACCGGACCCGACGATGATTCGGAGTACAGCATCGCCGACGTGCTGGGGACGGGGCGCCCACGGCTGCACCGGTGGGAAGTCGACCTGGAGACCGGAATGGTTAAGGAATCATGGACGGACGAACGCCTCCAGGAGTTCCCCATGGTCGACCCCCGCCGGGTCAGCCTGCCGCATCGATACGGCTTCACTACGAGCGTCGGCGACACCGATATCGACACCCTGGAAAGCCTCGATGGCGCGCGCGCCTCCCTGATCCGCTACGACCTCGTTGGCGGCAGCACCACCGAACACAAGCTGGAGGCCGGACACATACCCGGCGAGTTCTCTCCCGTGCCACGTTCCGCGGATGCCGAGGAGGGCGACGGGGTGCTGATCGGATATGAGTATGATCGCAGCACTCAACTCAGCAACATGCTGATCGTTGACGCGCAGTCAATGGAAAAGGTTGCGACCGTTCACCTTCCGGCGCGCATACCCTTCCAGTTCCACGGCAACTGGATACCGGCCTAG
- a CDS encoding TetR/AcrR family transcriptional regulator, whose translation MTSRSPGYRPTDDELLDLVLPVVAEQGCGTVTMDQIVASGQVTKQTLYAHFGSKDGLLIRLVGREANLMRAIFDDVSMPENLDLNDPTASLSAALEPFFNHAAARPLGMQLLADSTAPRVPGFDEEVLTDAVSRIMSVFQLGDPAQNEAAAQRRLLLATMSARAIMSGVLTAITHHIDPAVAVRTCAAYVVAGISTGYPQAT comes from the coding sequence GTGACGTCACGCAGCCCCGGCTATCGGCCCACCGACGACGAGCTACTCGATCTGGTGTTACCCGTTGTGGCCGAGCAGGGTTGCGGGACAGTCACTATGGATCAAATAGTGGCGTCCGGCCAAGTGACCAAGCAGACGCTCTACGCACATTTCGGCTCCAAGGACGGACTCCTCATCCGGCTCGTCGGACGCGAGGCCAACCTGATGCGCGCGATCTTCGACGACGTGTCGATGCCGGAAAACCTCGACCTGAACGACCCGACAGCATCACTGAGCGCGGCCCTGGAGCCGTTCTTCAACCATGCGGCCGCTCGGCCCCTGGGCATGCAGTTGTTGGCCGATTCCACGGCGCCCAGGGTTCCCGGGTTCGACGAAGAGGTTCTCACCGACGCCGTGTCCCGCATCATGTCCGTCTTTCAGCTCGGGGATCCGGCGCAGAACGAGGCCGCGGCGCAGCGTCGCCTGCTGCTGGCGACCATGAGTGCGCGCGCCATCATGTCGGGAGTGCTGACCGCGATCACCCACCACATCGACCCGGCGGTGGCGGTGCGCACGTGCGCGGCATACGTCGTCGCCGGCATCAGCACCGGCTACCCACAAGCGACCTAA
- a CDS encoding TetR/AcrR family transcriptional regulator, giving the protein MANPRATDEDLTAKARIRNTALDLYAQYGEERISLRAVASAAGVTLGLVQHHFKTKAGLRQAVDQLVVDYHVEALRSVDQEKDPRKLAAARDAAVVAMLKANPPIVNYVRRAVLEPSEERLSMLTALIQLTRDEVATLREEGMAPTERPESTQVVSVMVRQMGALLLQPLIDAVWDRLEHGDTPRPTLSIKVLD; this is encoded by the coding sequence ATGGCAAACCCGCGCGCGACTGACGAGGACTTGACCGCGAAGGCGCGCATTCGCAATACCGCGCTGGATTTGTACGCTCAGTACGGCGAGGAGCGAATTTCATTGCGCGCGGTCGCATCCGCGGCCGGGGTGACGCTAGGGCTGGTGCAACACCACTTCAAGACCAAGGCCGGTCTGCGCCAGGCCGTGGATCAGCTGGTGGTCGACTACCACGTCGAAGCGTTGCGATCGGTCGACCAAGAGAAGGACCCGCGCAAGCTCGCCGCGGCCCGCGACGCCGCCGTCGTCGCGATGCTCAAGGCCAATCCCCCGATCGTGAACTACGTACGCCGGGCCGTGCTCGAGCCCTCCGAAGAACGGTTGAGCATGTTGACCGCGCTGATTCAGCTGACCCGCGACGAGGTGGCCACACTCCGCGAAGAGGGAATGGCCCCCACTGAACGCCCCGAATCCACTCAGGTTGTGTCCGTGATGGTTCGGCAGATGGGCGCACTGCTACTGCAACCGCTGATCGACGCGGTATGGGACCGGCTGGAGCATGGAGATACGCCGAGACCCACGCTATCCATCAAAGTGCTCGACTAA
- a CDS encoding acyl-CoA dehydrogenase family protein, translating to MSALFPAYRASWETDAHRDLRKHAAEFLRKESTPNQDRWSAQHQVDREFWNKLGDAGLLGLDLPEEYGGAGGDFGFSAVVAEELALAQDTATGWGVHSPIVAHYINTYGNTEQKSRWMPGIISGDLVLAIAMTEPGTGSDLQGVRTSAVRDGDHYVINGSKTFISNGTHCDLLVIVAKTDPSQGAKGISLIVAETKDLPGFERGRVLEKVGQHGQDTRELFFSDMRVPVANRLGEEDGQGFIQLMTQLARERLIIAAGNAGMAEAAVLESITYTKEREAFGQPLIKFQNTRFQLAELKAEVLSIKATVDWCIQNYIDGVNDPATASIAKLVATDKGVAVVDRCVQFFGGYGYMMEYPIARAYAAARVNKIYGGTSEIMKELISRSL from the coding sequence ATGTCTGCACTTTTCCCGGCGTATCGCGCGTCCTGGGAGACCGATGCGCACCGCGACCTGCGCAAGCATGCCGCCGAGTTCCTGCGCAAGGAGTCCACGCCCAATCAGGACCGCTGGAGTGCCCAGCATCAGGTTGACCGTGAGTTCTGGAACAAGCTGGGCGACGCTGGCCTGCTCGGCCTGGACCTGCCCGAGGAATATGGCGGTGCCGGAGGCGATTTCGGCTTTTCGGCGGTGGTCGCCGAGGAGCTGGCGCTGGCCCAGGACACCGCGACGGGCTGGGGCGTGCACTCGCCGATCGTCGCGCACTACATCAACACCTACGGCAACACCGAGCAAAAGTCCCGCTGGATGCCCGGCATCATCAGTGGCGACCTGGTGCTGGCCATCGCGATGACCGAGCCCGGAACAGGTTCGGATCTGCAAGGGGTGCGCACCAGCGCGGTCCGGGATGGCGACCACTACGTGATCAACGGCTCGAAGACGTTCATTTCCAACGGCACCCATTGCGACCTGCTGGTGATCGTGGCCAAGACCGATCCATCCCAGGGGGCCAAGGGGATATCGCTCATTGTCGCCGAGACCAAGGACTTACCCGGATTCGAGCGTGGCCGGGTGCTGGAGAAGGTGGGGCAGCACGGACAGGACACCCGCGAGCTGTTCTTCAGCGATATGCGGGTGCCGGTGGCCAACCGGCTCGGCGAGGAAGACGGACAGGGATTCATCCAGCTCATGACTCAGCTGGCGCGTGAGCGCCTCATCATCGCGGCGGGGAACGCCGGCATGGCCGAGGCCGCGGTGCTGGAGTCGATCACGTACACCAAGGAGCGTGAGGCATTCGGCCAGCCGCTCATCAAGTTTCAGAACACCAGGTTTCAGCTGGCCGAGTTGAAGGCCGAGGTGTTGTCCATCAAGGCAACCGTCGACTGGTGCATCCAGAACTACATCGACGGTGTCAACGATCCCGCAACGGCTTCGATTGCCAAGCTGGTGGCCACCGACAAGGGGGTCGCGGTGGTCGACCGGTGTGTTCAGTTCTTCGGGGGATACGGCTACATGATGGAGTACCCGATCGCCCGTGCGTACGCCGCCGCGCGCGTAAACAAAATCTACGGTGGCACAAGCGAAATCATGAAAGAACTCATCTCGCGGTCTCTGTGA
- a CDS encoding lipid-transfer protein → MKQQNKVFVVGVGMTKFEKPGSREGWDYPAMVKESGTKALDDAGVRYEQIEQAFVGNVYGDSCSGHRALYELGHTGIPIYNVNSNCSTGSTALFMAANAIRSGQSDVVLAAGFEKMERGSLSMKYTDRESPLMPQINRLGELTPPQMPMTAWMFAAAAEEYMREYGLTAEQLAWIGYKNHKHSVNNPYSQFQDEYSLEDILSSRSIVAPLTKLQCSPTSDGSAAAIVASEEFVDKHGLADQAVEIVGQATVTDRADTFDGTAAGIVGAHMNKAAIAAVYEQAQIGPEDIDVVELHDCFSANEVLVYEALGFCEQREAGKLIDNEDTTFGGKWVVNPSGGLISKGHPLGATGLAQCAELNWQLRGQANKRQVAGAATKDGVALQHNIGLGGSVVVTAYRPAQR, encoded by the coding sequence ATGAAGCAGCAGAACAAGGTTTTCGTCGTCGGCGTCGGCATGACGAAGTTCGAGAAACCCGGAAGCCGTGAGGGCTGGGACTACCCGGCCATGGTCAAAGAGAGCGGAACCAAGGCACTCGACGATGCCGGGGTGCGCTACGAACAGATTGAGCAGGCCTTCGTCGGAAACGTCTACGGGGATTCGTGTTCCGGGCATCGTGCTCTCTACGAGCTAGGCCACACCGGAATCCCGATCTACAATGTCAACAGCAACTGCTCGACAGGATCGACCGCACTGTTCATGGCGGCCAACGCCATTCGTAGCGGTCAATCGGACGTGGTGCTGGCCGCCGGGTTCGAGAAGATGGAACGTGGCTCGCTGAGCATGAAGTACACCGATCGCGAGTCACCCTTGATGCCGCAGATCAACCGTCTCGGTGAACTAACGCCGCCGCAGATGCCCATGACCGCATGGATGTTCGCCGCTGCCGCCGAGGAATACATGCGCGAGTACGGCCTGACCGCCGAGCAGTTGGCGTGGATCGGATACAAGAACCACAAGCACTCGGTGAACAACCCGTACAGCCAGTTTCAGGACGAGTACTCACTGGAAGACATCCTGTCTTCGCGGAGCATTGTGGCGCCGTTGACCAAGCTGCAGTGCTCGCCCACCTCGGATGGGTCGGCGGCAGCCATCGTGGCCAGCGAAGAGTTCGTCGACAAGCACGGACTGGCCGATCAAGCCGTCGAGATCGTCGGACAGGCCACCGTCACCGACCGCGCTGACACCTTCGACGGCACCGCGGCGGGCATCGTCGGCGCACACATGAACAAGGCGGCGATCGCCGCCGTCTACGAGCAGGCGCAGATCGGCCCCGAGGATATCGACGTGGTGGAGCTGCACGACTGCTTCTCGGCCAACGAGGTCCTGGTGTACGAGGCGCTCGGGTTCTGCGAGCAGAGGGAGGCCGGCAAGCTGATCGACAACGAGGACACCACCTTTGGCGGCAAGTGGGTGGTCAACCCGTCGGGCGGCCTGATCTCCAAGGGACATCCGCTGGGTGCCACCGGGCTGGCCCAATGCGCGGAACTGAACTGGCAGCTACGCGGACAGGCCAACAAGCGTCAGGTCGCCGGGGCTGCCACCAAGGACGGTGTGGCGCTGCAACACAACATCGGGCTGGGTGGCTCGGTGGTGGTGACCGCATACCGCCCGGCGCAGCGTTAG
- a CDS encoding GGDEF domain-containing protein, with the protein MHTRQQLEPGFQYLLVTEALRDTGQLRQLKVGIGVLCFSIVLFAGATQFNPLGPQGVWPRTIQGIAAAMAVIVGLCWIMFPWPSRRGMVAFVVWADVTLAIAAALFSDPTARLCAVVYLGLVGLLPTFFLGRRALVIHCGFALALFGALVAMNVLVDGATWYSQFTYGAPALAAVVLLPAIIQVVLEGGRDSILAAAVSANRDPLTGLLNRRGVTTAIDLLHQDRIDAVNVVVVLMDVDGLKELNDSRGHGAGDDILKAVAAMLTASTRVGEIAARIGGDEFLVVAFPGRAEDIESTVRRVSTPRAGIDSWSVSVGAAWQSRTGGGIDLDSLVQQADYELYKVKSSRGMLDPQH; encoded by the coding sequence GTGCACACTCGGCAGCAGCTAGAACCAGGGTTTCAGTACCTTCTGGTTACCGAGGCGCTTCGAGACACCGGGCAGTTGAGGCAGCTCAAGGTTGGCATCGGGGTCCTGTGTTTCTCGATCGTGCTGTTTGCGGGGGCTACGCAGTTCAACCCGTTGGGTCCACAGGGGGTGTGGCCTCGTACGATTCAGGGCATCGCGGCCGCCATGGCCGTGATCGTCGGCCTGTGCTGGATCATGTTTCCTTGGCCGAGCCGGCGCGGCATGGTGGCCTTTGTCGTCTGGGCGGACGTGACCCTGGCGATAGCCGCCGCTCTGTTTTCCGACCCGACCGCCAGGCTCTGCGCGGTCGTGTACCTGGGACTGGTCGGCCTTCTTCCCACGTTTTTCCTGGGTAGGCGCGCATTGGTGATCCACTGCGGGTTCGCCCTGGCGTTGTTCGGCGCGCTGGTGGCGATGAACGTCCTGGTCGACGGTGCGACCTGGTACTCGCAGTTCACCTATGGAGCACCAGCGCTGGCCGCGGTGGTGTTACTGCCGGCCATCATCCAGGTGGTGCTCGAAGGAGGCCGAGACTCGATTCTGGCGGCGGCGGTTTCGGCGAACCGTGATCCGCTGACGGGTCTGCTGAACCGTCGAGGTGTCACCACCGCGATCGACCTGCTGCATCAAGACCGCATCGATGCCGTCAACGTCGTCGTAGTGCTGATGGATGTGGACGGACTGAAGGAACTCAACGACTCCCGCGGCCACGGCGCCGGCGATGACATCTTGAAGGCAGTGGCAGCCATGCTCACGGCGAGCACACGGGTTGGCGAGATCGCCGCGCGCATCGGCGGCGACGAGTTCCTGGTCGTCGCGTTTCCCGGACGTGCCGAGGACATCGAGAGCACCGTGCGTCGCGTGAGCACGCCGCGCGCGGGCATCGACTCGTGGAGCGTCAGCGTCGGCGCGGCCTGGCAGTCGCGAACCGGAGGCGGAATTGACCTGGATTCGCTTGTCCAACAGGCAGATTACGAGCTGTACAAGGTGAAAAGCTCGCGCGGGATGTTAGATCCCCAGCACTGA